The following are encoded together in the Desulfococcus multivorans genome:
- a CDS encoding Striatin: MLDGKGKPDDSGYKSPIRKLAKFFENSRDSWKSKCQEAKYKVKMLQNKLRYLEKRKAELNKRVKKLEEELQEYRQKKNDDG; this comes from the coding sequence ATGCTTGATGGGAAAGGAAAGCCTGATGATAGTGGCTACAAGAGTCCTATAAGGAAGCTGGCTAAATTCTTTGAAAACAGTCGAGATAGCTGGAAGTCCAAATGTCAGGAAGCAAAATACAAGGTCAAGATGCTCCAGAACAAGCTCCGGTATCTGGAGAAGAGAAAAGCTGAGCTAAATAAAAGGGTGAAAAAGCTGGAAGAGGAGCTGCAAGAATATCGGCAAAAAAAAAACGATGACGGATAA
- a CDS encoding sulfotransferase — METRYTSEFLALKKPILVTGANRSGTTWVGNILARSPHIKYIPEIFNPSSGLLRGHPATRFWFHHITEDPEELYRPMLNKIIKGKYPFINIFRFMDAKKRFSYKGVRSRFKLFLNSYINHEGRYRFLIKDPIALFSTEWLSKEFNIDILITIRHPAAFVYSIKRVNWRFDVDNFLKQRTLMEDYLYPFESKLRKIKEKKMDIIEEASTLWTCFYHVVNLYRENHPEWIFKKHEDLSLNPIDEFQQICMRLNIPFSINLQKAIKEFCSSNNPTEAPEKIIHQLKRNSRENISIWKKRLSQNEIHRIRNIVDRYSANFYSPAEW; from the coding sequence ATGGAAACACGATATACTTCTGAATTTCTTGCTTTAAAAAAACCCATTCTGGTTACCGGTGCTAATCGATCTGGCACCACTTGGGTCGGCAACATTCTCGCTAGATCACCCCATATAAAGTACATTCCTGAAATTTTTAATCCAAGTAGTGGGCTTCTAAGAGGGCATCCTGCTACACGTTTCTGGTTCCATCATATCACTGAAGATCCAGAAGAACTGTATCGGCCAATGCTTAACAAAATTATAAAAGGGAAGTATCCTTTTATAAATATATTCAGGTTTATGGACGCCAAAAAACGTTTTTCATATAAAGGTGTCAGGTCTCGATTCAAACTTTTTCTTAATTCTTATATTAACCATGAAGGTAGATATAGATTTCTTATAAAAGACCCTATAGCTCTTTTTTCAACTGAATGGCTCTCTAAAGAATTTAATATTGATATACTCATAACTATAAGACATCCAGCTGCCTTTGTTTATAGTATTAAACGTGTCAATTGGCGATTTGATGTCGATAATTTTCTTAAGCAGCGCACCCTGATGGAGGACTATCTCTATCCATTCGAGTCTAAGCTTAGAAAAATAAAAGAGAAAAAAATGGACATCATCGAAGAAGCGAGCACTCTTTGGACTTGTTTTTATCATGTCGTAAACCTGTATCGAGAAAATCATCCTGAATGGATATTTAAAAAACACGAAGATCTATCATTAAATCCTATTGATGAATTTCAACAAATTTGTATGCGCCTAAATATTCCTTTCTCGATTAATTTACAAAAGGCGATAAAAGAATTCTGCTCATCTAATAATCCTACTGAAGCTCCTGAAAAAATAATTCATCAATTAAAAAGAAACAGCCGTGAAAATATATCAATATGGAAAAAACGGCTCTCTCAAAATGAAATTCATCGAATTAGAAATATAGTTGACAGGTATTCCGCAAACTTTTATTCACCAGCAGAATGGTGA
- a CDS encoding glycosyltransferase, which translates to MQNLIWFDPVNNDPQFIKLIHHILKRHIDFTFVINPRSGFLLNGKIINFLPPNLSSKARKKGYLARLSLAVIYIISSIRALFLIFSWRSPVIFSTGMWVPIIDTIILKCMLILRINFHVLIHRPLKPGQNISKTLMFFYSSHYKYIVLSKFTKDYLYKTFYIPLKNISILPHPNFNIEYDSVIIDERLRSNLLEWKKDRNLFLYMSGIHMSHGILDLVEIIDQSRKRNLPYCFLLCGNPRNLEQSAISKRIEAKFSNTEFVKCSMAFYSEMEAKTWLSVATAVVLPYQEIAQSGVQALALGQGVPVIARNVGALPEQIYDGFNGIVVEDNSPETWFNAFSRLSEMKVDKSAIRKHSESMYGVEATINSFHDLMEI; encoded by the coding sequence ATGCAGAATCTAATTTGGTTTGATCCGGTAAATAATGACCCGCAGTTTATTAAGTTAATCCATCACATCTTAAAAAGACACATAGATTTTACCTTTGTGATCAACCCACGTTCAGGCTTTTTATTGAACGGAAAGATAATAAACTTTTTACCACCCAACTTGTCATCAAAAGCACGAAAAAAAGGCTACCTTGCACGATTATCACTCGCAGTTATTTATATCATTAGCTCAATTCGAGCATTATTTCTGATTTTCAGTTGGAGAAGTCCTGTAATATTTTCAACAGGCATGTGGGTTCCAATAATTGATACAATTATTCTTAAGTGCATGTTGATATTACGAATAAATTTTCATGTTCTTATCCATAGGCCCTTGAAACCCGGACAAAATATCAGTAAGACTCTAATGTTTTTTTACTCTTCGCATTACAAATATATAGTATTAAGCAAATTCACTAAAGATTATCTCTACAAAACTTTTTATATTCCGCTAAAAAATATCAGCATTCTTCCACACCCTAATTTCAATATAGAGTATGATTCAGTGATAATAGATGAGAGATTGCGCAGCAACCTGCTAGAATGGAAAAAAGATCGAAACCTCTTCCTATATATGTCAGGAATACACATGAGTCATGGGATATTAGATTTGGTAGAAATAATTGATCAGTCTAGAAAACGAAATTTGCCATACTGTTTCCTCCTTTGTGGTAATCCCAGAAATTTGGAACAATCCGCCATATCAAAACGGATTGAAGCCAAATTCTCGAACACAGAATTCGTGAAGTGTTCCATGGCGTTTTACTCTGAAATGGAGGCAAAAACATGGCTTTCTGTGGCAACTGCGGTTGTGTTACCGTATCAAGAAATAGCACAAAGTGGAGTTCAGGCTCTAGCGCTTGGCCAAGGAGTTCCTGTCATAGCTCGAAATGTTGGTGCTCTTCCAGAGCAAATATATGACGGTTTCAATGGCATTGTAGTGGAAGATAATTCCCCAGAAACTTGGTTTAATGCCTTCAGCCGATTGAGTGAAATGAAGGTCGACAAGAGCGCTATCAGGAAACACTCTGAGAGCATGTATGGCGTCGAGGCAACAATAAATTCTTTTCATGATCTTATGGAGATATAA
- a CDS encoding glycosyltransferase family 4 protein yields MRIIYTHQYFNTPSMSGGTRSYEIARRLVTAGHKVHMITSDRRSKNSGDWYHTAEEGIHVHWLPVPYGNAMPYHKRIKAFLNYAAKAGPYASRFKADVIFATSTPLTIALPAIYASKRLKIPMVFEVRDLWPELPIAVGALKGPLIPPARWLERFAYKNSSEIVALSPGMKEGVVRAGYPSEHVHVIPNSCDVDLFQVPSEVGAAFRKRFPWLDNRPLVIYAGTFGRINGVGYLARLAAETRKLAPEVCFLAVGDGYEFDMVTRLSRELGVLNQNFFVMPQLPKSEMPALFSAATISTSTVIDLPQMWANSANKFFDSLASGRPVAINYAGWQADLIKETGAGLVLPPKDLPGAARLLISALNNKNWLKKAGKAALALARDRFDRDLLAKQLEAVLLKAVHK; encoded by the coding sequence TTGCGAATTATCTACACTCATCAATACTTCAATACTCCATCCATGTCCGGCGGTACCCGCTCCTACGAAATAGCCCGGCGACTTGTGACAGCCGGTCATAAAGTTCACATGATCACCAGCGATCGCCGCAGCAAAAATTCAGGAGATTGGTATCATACAGCAGAAGAAGGAATTCATGTTCATTGGTTGCCTGTGCCGTACGGCAACGCCATGCCCTATCATAAGCGTATAAAAGCATTTCTTAACTATGCAGCCAAAGCTGGTCCCTATGCCAGCCGCTTTAAAGCCGATGTCATTTTTGCCACTAGCACACCTTTGACAATAGCACTTCCCGCTATTTACGCCTCCAAAAGATTAAAAATCCCGATGGTTTTTGAAGTGCGTGATCTTTGGCCGGAATTGCCAATCGCCGTTGGAGCGCTCAAAGGGCCCCTTATACCGCCTGCCCGCTGGTTAGAACGATTCGCTTACAAAAATTCATCAGAAATCGTTGCGTTATCGCCTGGAATGAAAGAGGGTGTTGTTCGCGCCGGATACCCATCTGAGCATGTTCATGTTATCCCTAACAGCTGCGATGTCGACCTATTTCAGGTGCCTTCCGAGGTGGGTGCTGCATTCCGCAAGCGTTTTCCCTGGTTGGACAACCGTCCTTTAGTAATATACGCAGGTACATTTGGTCGGATAAATGGCGTTGGATATCTTGCCCGATTGGCTGCTGAAACGAGGAAGTTGGCACCTGAGGTGTGTTTTCTTGCCGTTGGAGATGGGTATGAATTCGATATGGTGACCAGGCTTTCGCGCGAACTTGGTGTACTTAACCAGAATTTTTTCGTGATGCCACAGCTGCCAAAATCCGAAATGCCGGCCCTATTTTCTGCTGCCACGATTTCTACATCCACCGTTATCGATCTCCCTCAAATGTGGGCCAACTCGGCCAATAAATTTTTTGACTCACTTGCATCAGGCCGACCAGTGGCAATAAACTATGCGGGCTGGCAAGCCGATTTAATAAAAGAAACCGGGGCCGGGTTGGTCTTACCCCCAAAGGATTTACCCGGAGCAGCTCGATTATTGATAAGTGCGCTGAATAATAAGAATTGGCTAAAAAAAGCAGGAAAAGCAGCCTTGGCCCTTGCACGTGATCGTTTTGATCGAGATCTATTGGCCAAGCAACTTGAAGCCGTTTTGCTTAAAGCTGTTCATAAATGA
- a CDS encoding sugar transferase produces MKMKRCFDLLLAVSAFIVLSPLLIAVAAAIYLTMGRPVFFRQTRPGLNGKPFQLIKFCTMTNGCDADGCLLPDCERLTRLGRWLRSTSLDELPELFNIIKGDMSIVGPRPLLMQYLDRYTPEQARRHEVKPGLTGWAQIHGRNDISWEDKFNMDVWYVDHQSLWLDINIILMTVGKVLKREGISQAGEATAAEFMGHAGTQRR; encoded by the coding sequence ATGAAAATGAAACGATGTTTTGATCTTCTACTGGCAGTTTCCGCCTTCATCGTTTTATCCCCCCTCCTCATCGCCGTCGCCGCCGCAATATACCTCACCATGGGCCGTCCCGTCTTTTTCCGCCAGACCCGCCCCGGGCTTAACGGCAAGCCCTTCCAACTCATCAAATTCTGCACCATGACCAACGGCTGTGATGCCGACGGATGCCTGTTGCCGGACTGCGAGCGCCTGACCCGGCTGGGCCGGTGGCTGCGCAGCACCAGCCTGGACGAGTTGCCGGAGCTGTTCAATATCATCAAAGGGGATATGAGCATCGTGGGGCCGCGGCCCCTGCTGATGCAGTATCTGGACCGCTACACCCCGGAGCAGGCACGGCGCCACGAGGTCAAGCCGGGGTTGACGGGATGGGCGCAGATCCATGGACGCAACGACATCTCCTGGGAAGACAAGTTCAACATGGATGTCTGGTATGTGGACCATCAATCCCTGTGGCTGGACATCAACATCATCCTGATGACCGTGGGCAAGGTGTTGAAGCGGGAAGGGATCAGCCAGGCAGGGGAAGCCACGGCGGCGGAGTTTATGGGTCACGCCGGGACGCAACGCCGCTGA
- a CDS encoding acetyltransferase (the isoleucine patch superfamily) protein, with amino-acid sequence MKHIAIYGSGGFGREVAWLAESCPAFRIECFIDDDPLLDSKIVNDIPVMSFEAFCRHTWDNAGKPAIVSAVGAPKVRQQVMEKVRRAGFAFDTLIHPRTEMSRWGMTGDRR; translated from the coding sequence ATGAAACACATCGCCATTTATGGTTCCGGCGGTTTTGGCCGGGAGGTGGCCTGGCTGGCAGAGTCCTGCCCGGCGTTCAGGATCGAATGCTTTATTGACGACGATCCCCTGCTGGACAGCAAGATCGTCAACGACATCCCGGTCATGTCGTTCGAGGCCTTCTGCCGGCATACCTGGGACAATGCAGGGAAGCCTGCGATCGTCAGTGCCGTCGGCGCCCCCAAGGTCCGCCAACAGGTAATGGAAAAAGTCCGCCGGGCCGGGTTTGCCTTTGATACCCTGATTCACCCCCGAACCGAGATGTCCCGGTGGGGAATGACCGGAGATCGACGATGA
- a CDS encoding DUF2971 domain-containing protein, which produces MTSEKVYKYMTLTCESIPRVANIVRTAECWFSKFHHQNDPMEGVFFYYPAFEKLAEQITNHKNLYTICSFGNSENNPILWAYYTGGFRGVSIGISIDQSWEKMTKKNSRTGGKKLWCKVVYKKQAEFESAFSEVEAPESIAKKLISQKLDFWKPESEIRLIYQNAEPGLVEVGKIISLTFGCNIPLKKIECLINQLKEADIDAVAFNIASPNSEKSGDPVSIEKIEGFEELKTKFEEYHEWRSRFTW; this is translated from the coding sequence ATGACGTCCGAAAAAGTCTATAAATACATGACGCTGACCTGTGAGAGCATACCTCGTGTCGCAAACATTGTTCGTACCGCAGAATGTTGGTTTTCAAAATTTCATCACCAGAATGACCCGATGGAAGGCGTTTTTTTTTATTACCCAGCCTTCGAGAAGCTGGCCGAACAAATAACCAATCATAAAAATCTTTATACAATCTGCTCTTTTGGAAATTCAGAAAACAATCCAATCTTATGGGCCTATTATACAGGTGGTTTTCGTGGCGTATCCATCGGCATTTCAATCGATCAAAGTTGGGAAAAGATGACGAAAAAAAATAGCAGAACGGGAGGAAAAAAATTATGGTGTAAAGTTGTCTACAAAAAACAAGCTGAATTTGAAAGCGCTTTTTCCGAGGTTGAAGCCCCTGAATCGATTGCGAAAAAACTTATATCGCAAAAACTGGACTTCTGGAAACCCGAAAGTGAAATCCGCCTGATATACCAGAACGCTGAGCCGGGTTTGGTTGAAGTAGGTAAAATTATCTCCCTGACTTTCGGGTGCAATATACCCCTTAAGAAAATAGAGTGTCTGATAAATCAGTTGAAGGAAGCCGATATAGATGCCGTTGCCTTTAACATTGCATCGCCAAACTCTGAAAAAAGCGGCGATCCTGTCAGTATTGAGAAAATAGAAGGTTTTGAAGAACTCAAGACAAAATTTGAAGAATACCATGAATGGCGCAGCCGTTTCACCTGGTGA
- a CDS encoding sugar transferase, protein MTNGCDADGCLLPDCDRLTRLGRWLRSTSLDELPELFNIIKGDMSIVGPRPLLMQYLDRYTPEQARRHEVKPGLTGWAQIHGRNDISWEDKFNMDVWYVDHQSLWLDINIILTTVGKVLKREGISRAGEATAAEFMGHAGT, encoded by the coding sequence ATGACCAACGGCTGCGATGCCGACGGATGCCTGCTGCCGGACTGCGATCGCCTGACCCGGCTGGGCCGGTGGCTGCGCAGCACCAGCCTGGACGAGTTGCCGGAGCTGTTCAATATCATCAAAGGGGATATGAGCATCGTGGGGCCGCGGCCCCTGCTGATGCAGTATCTGGACCGCTACACCCCGGAGCAGGCACGGCGCCACGAGGTCAAGCCGGGGTTGACGGGATGGGCGCAGATCCATGGACGCAACGACATCTCCTGGGAAGACAAGTTCAACATGGATGTCTGGTATGTGGACCATCAATCCCTGTGGCTGGACATCAACATCATCCTGACGACCGTGGGCAAGGTGTTGAAGCGGGAAGGCATCAGCCGGGCGGGGGAAGCCACGGCAGCGGAGTTCATGGGCCACGCCGGGACGTAA
- a CDS encoding acetyltransferase translates to MKHIAIYGSGGFGREVAWLAESCPALRIECFIDDDPLLDGKIVNDIPVMSFEAFCRHTRDNAGKPAIVSAIGAPMVRQQVMEKVRRAGFAFETLIHPRTEMSRWVEIGEGTVICAGCILTTNIRLGEHVQINLDCTIGHDVVMADYATLAPGVHVSGFVHLGKRVYVGTGAVFLNGTRDNPLIVGDDAVIGAGACVTRDVPPNETWGGVPARELRRSK, encoded by the coding sequence ATGAAACACATCGCCATTTATGGTTCCGGCGGTTTTGGCCGAGAGGTGGCTTGGCTGGCGGAGTCCTGCCCGGCGTTGAGGATCGAATGCTTTATTGACGACGATCCCCTGCTGGACGGGAAGATCGTCAACGACATCCCGGTCATGTCGTTTGAGGCCTTCTGCCGGCATACCCGGGACAATGCAGGGAAGCCTGCGATCGTCAGCGCCATTGGGGCCCCCATGGTCCGCCAACAGGTCATGGAAAAAGTCCGCCGGGCCGGGTTTGCCTTTGAAACCCTGATTCATCCCCGAACGGAGATGTCCCGGTGGGTGGAGATCGGAGAGGGCACGGTGATCTGCGCCGGGTGTATCCTGACCACCAATATCCGGCTGGGGGAGCACGTCCAGATCAATCTGGACTGCACCATCGGCCACGACGTGGTGATGGCGGATTATGCCACCCTGGCGCCGGGGGTGCACGTGTCCGGTTTTGTCCACCTGGGAAAACGGGTCTATGTGGGCACAGGCGCGGTGTTTCTGAACGGCACCCGGGACAACCCTCTGATTGTGGGCGATGACGCCGTGATCGGCGCGGGGGCCTGCGTAACCAGGGATGTTCCGCCCAATGAAACATGGGGGGGGGTGCCGGCAAGGGAACTTCGGAGAAGCAAATAG
- a CDS encoding acyltransferase: MNREDDQRDPRNLGTAAADRFADWQYPVIEDGKPTKYNWVVQHKDNLRLGYKTDIGAFTYINAKYGVTIEDHVQIGSHCAVYSVSTIDNKTGPVVLKRNCRIGTHSTIMPGVTVGENAVVGGHSFVNRNVGEGAVVVGVPAKGRW; the protein is encoded by the coding sequence TTGAACAGAGAGGATGATCAGCGTGATCCGCGCAATCTGGGAACTGCTGCTGCCGATCGTTTCGCAGACTGGCAATACCCGGTGATCGAGGACGGCAAGCCCACGAAATACAACTGGGTGGTTCAACACAAGGACAACCTGCGCCTGGGATACAAGACCGACATCGGCGCCTTCACCTACATCAACGCCAAATACGGCGTCACCATCGAGGACCATGTCCAGATCGGATCCCACTGCGCCGTCTATTCCGTATCCACCATCGACAACAAGACCGGCCCCGTGGTGCTCAAACGAAACTGCAGGATAGGCACCCACAGTACGATCATGCCGGGGGTCACGGTGGGCGAAAACGCGGTGGTGGGGGGGCATAGTTTTGTGAACCGGAACGTGGGGGAGGGGGCGGTGGTGGTTGGGGTGCCGGCGAAGGGGCGATGGTGA
- a CDS encoding four helix bundle protein has protein sequence MRKNIIQDKTYQFALDVVQLYIQIRARKEFVLSRQLLRSGTSIGANVEEAVAAQSKKDFISKMSIASKEARETHYWLRLFRDSQLCPNLPLSGLIADSQEIIKILTSIVKTAQKNNGEF, from the coding sequence ATGAGAAAAAACATCATCCAGGACAAGACTTATCAGTTCGCTCTCGATGTGGTTCAGCTTTATATCCAGATTCGGGCTCGGAAGGAGTTTGTTTTGTCCAGGCAGTTGCTTCGGTCGGGTACCAGTATCGGGGCGAATGTCGAGGAAGCTGTTGCCGCTCAATCCAAAAAGGATTTTATCTCCAAAATGTCGATCGCTTCCAAGGAAGCCAGAGAAACACACTACTGGCTCCGCCTGTTCCGCGACAGCCAACTCTGCCCCAACCTCCCCCTGTCGGGGTTGATAGCGGATTCTCAGGAAATCATAAAAATTCTCACCTCGATCGTCAAAACAGCGCAAAAAAACAATGGTGAATTTTGA
- a CDS encoding DegT/DnrJ/EryC1/StrS family aminotransferase — MPKTNPPSPRIFLSPPHLGTEEFNFVREAFASNYIAPLGPQVDAFERAFSEYTGIPHCVALSSGTAAMHLALRHLGIGPGDEVFASTLTFIGSVTPIVFEGAVPVFIDADRTSWNMDPDLLASALAERDRKGKLPKAVVPTDLYGQCSDYARIYAVCERYGVPVVVDAAEAMGAKYKNNYELGMLNYELNHSTFKIQNSTFKIPRHAGTGAWASVFSFNGNKIMTTSGGGMLASEDKDLIAHARFLSQQAREPFPHYEHTEIGYNYRMSNIVAGIGRGQLMVLDERVRRKREIFAYYAEALKDVPGIAFMPEAAYNQCNRWLTVILITPEVFGADREAVRLALEAENIESRPVWKPMHLQPVFNVPGLGAGASGNGGKRRYPARVVGGGVAEDLFERGLCLPSGTAMTAGELERVVGVIRGVGGEL; from the coding sequence ATGCCCAAAACAAATCCCCCCTCCCCCCGCATCTTCCTCTCCCCCCCCCACCTCGGCACCGAGGAGTTCAACTTCGTGCGCGAGGCGTTTGCGTCCAACTACATCGCGCCCCTGGGGCCTCAGGTGGACGCGTTTGAGCGGGCCTTTTCCGAATACACCGGCATCCCCCACTGCGTGGCCCTTTCCAGCGGCACGGCGGCCATGCACCTGGCCCTGCGCCATCTGGGGATCGGGCCCGGGGACGAGGTGTTCGCTTCCACCCTCACCTTTATCGGCAGCGTAACGCCCATCGTGTTCGAGGGGGCGGTGCCGGTGTTCATCGACGCGGACCGCACGTCGTGGAACATGGACCCGGATCTGCTGGCATCGGCCCTGGCAGAACGCGACCGCAAGGGAAAGCTGCCCAAAGCGGTGGTGCCCACGGACCTCTACGGCCAGTGTTCGGATTACGCGCGAATCTATGCGGTGTGCGAGCGCTACGGTGTGCCGGTGGTGGTAGATGCGGCAGAAGCCATGGGAGCGAAATATAAAAACAATTATGAATTAGGAATGTTGAATTATGAATTAAACCATTCAACATTCAAAATTCAAAATTCAACATTCAAAATCCCCCGCCACGCGGGGACCGGTGCTTGGGCATCGGTTTTTTCCTTCAACGGAAACAAGATCATGACGACATCAGGCGGGGGGATGCTGGCGTCCGAGGACAAGGACCTGATCGCGCATGCCCGGTTTCTGTCCCAGCAGGCCCGGGAGCCGTTTCCGCATTACGAGCACACCGAGATCGGGTACAACTACCGGATGAGCAACATCGTGGCGGGCATCGGCCGGGGGCAGCTCATGGTGCTGGACGAGCGGGTGCGGCGCAAGCGGGAGATCTTTGCGTATTATGCCGAGGCGTTGAAGGATGTGCCGGGGATCGCGTTCATGCCCGAGGCGGCCTACAACCAGTGCAACCGGTGGCTCACGGTGATCCTGATCACGCCGGAAGTCTTCGGGGCGGACCGGGAGGCGGTGCGGCTGGCCCTGGAGGCGGAGAACATCGAGTCCCGGCCGGTGTGGAAACCGATGCACCTGCAGCCGGTGTTCAACGTGCCGGGCCTTGGCGCCGGGGCGTCGGGGAACGGAGGGAAAAGGCGCTATCCGGCCCGGGTGGTGGGCGGCGGGGTTGCCGAGGACCTGTTCGAGAGAGGATTGTGCCTGCCGTCGGGAACGGCGATGACGGCGGGGGAGTTGGAGCGGGTGGTGGGAGTGATTCGGGGAGTGGGGGGGGAATTATGA
- a CDS encoding type II toxin-antitoxin system Phd/YefM family antitoxin has translation MGKLSNIIPVSDLRQDAAKLLKQLRNSKEPLIITQRGRATAVIIGVDAYEKSEREKELLRLLAKGDREIETGQGYDLDTVLAEADAVLDREPS, from the coding sequence ATGGGCAAGCTATCAAATATCATTCCGGTGAGCGATTTAAGACAAGATGCTGCGAAGCTATTGAAACAATTGCGAAACAGCAAAGAGCCTTTGATAATCACGCAAAGAGGTCGGGCAACGGCGGTAATAATCGGTGTTGATGCCTATGAGAAATCTGAACGCGAGAAAGAGCTGTTGCGCCTTTTGGCTAAGGGAGATAGGGAAATCGAAACGGGTCAAGGGTATGATCTGGATACAGTTCTTGCTGAAGCTGACGCCGTTTTGGACAGGGAGCCTTCGTGA
- a CDS encoding type II toxin-antitoxin system RelE/ParE family toxin: MKVKFTPSAKTQFLSALSYIRKDKPSAAIDFRKPAEKILRRLEDFPESGRIIPEFQELPYREVVISPYRFFYKIKADVVC, encoded by the coding sequence GTGAAGGTCAAATTTACACCTTCTGCCAAAACTCAATTCCTTTCCGCGCTATCATACATTCGAAAGGACAAACCTTCAGCGGCTATTGATTTTCGTAAACCGGCTGAAAAAATCCTAAGAAGGCTTGAGGACTTTCCTGAATCCGGAAGAATTATACCTGAATTTCAAGAACTCCCCTACCGAGAAGTGGTCATATCACCTTACCGGTTTTTTTATAAAATCAAAGCCGATGTCGTTTGCTAA
- a CDS encoding CHC2 zinc finger domain-containing protein, whose amino-acid sequence MMRRRFSARELFELRNGIPVDDLIQDHLRMAAKRREGQLRFLCPVCNEFNTATRQATNLARCFRCERNFNTIDLVMIVNGSDFVESVRYLKRLLKEIPRHEDRSGALKQMLQQIGTP is encoded by the coding sequence ATGATGAGGCGACGATTTTCAGCCCGGGAGTTGTTTGAATTACGAAACGGCATCCCCGTAGACGATCTGATTCAAGACCACCTGCGGATGGCGGCTAAAAGGCGGGAGGGCCAGCTTCGGTTTCTCTGCCCTGTTTGCAACGAATTCAATACGGCAACCCGGCAGGCAACCAATCTGGCGAGGTGTTTCCGGTGCGAGCGGAACTTCAATACCATCGACCTGGTGATGATCGTCAATGGAAGCGATTTTGTCGAGAGCGTTCGTTATCTGAAGCGACTGCTGAAAGAGATCCCGCGCCATGAGGATAGAAGCGGCGCATTGAAGCAGATGCTGCAGCAGATCGGCACCCCTTGA
- a CDS encoding GTPase: protein MKRKETFINDKRRVSYLAAIYNRIYRGQSVLIEGDYGVGKSRFLNLIQPQKLRGVRAETLFNIHELPASILQELNYDVKATYRRTPRHLKQICSLSGFFIVMDESNDLDRRAWPYLKRIIDAGVPIVFAGLPKVRTYLSSEHPDILSRLKTLVLYPIVVEDFILEYKDFEPEAIEQIYVHTRGDMRKFKEVCTDCRDKAKELNHSLIDLNLALEFLSDLPLI from the coding sequence ATGAAACGAAAAGAGACGTTCATCAATGACAAACGCCGCGTTTCCTATCTGGCGGCGATCTACAATCGAATCTACCGCGGACAGAGCGTGCTCATCGAAGGCGATTATGGCGTCGGCAAGAGTCGATTTTTAAACCTGATCCAGCCTCAGAAACTCCGGGGGGTCCGGGCGGAGACGCTTTTCAATATCCACGAACTGCCGGCATCCATCCTTCAGGAATTGAATTATGACGTGAAAGCCACCTACCGGAGGACACCGCGTCATTTGAAACAGATCTGCAGCCTGTCCGGATTTTTTATTGTCATGGACGAGAGCAATGATCTGGATCGCCGGGCATGGCCCTATCTGAAACGCATTATCGATGCCGGGGTTCCCATCGTATTTGCCGGACTGCCCAAGGTCAGAACATATCTGTCGAGCGAACATCCGGATATCCTGAGCCGACTTAAAACGCTCGTTCTCTACCCGATCGTCGTGGAAGATTTTATTCTGGAGTACAAAGATTTTGAACCCGAAGCGATCGAGCAAATCTATGTCCATACCCGCGGGGACATGCGCAAATTCAAGGAGGTCTGCACCGATTGCCGGGACAAGGCAAAAGAACTGAATCACAGCCTTATCGACCTCAACCTTGCGCTTGAGTTCCTATCCGACCTGCCCCTCATTTAA
- a CDS encoding nucleotidyltransferase domain-containing protein, whose amino-acid sequence MDKKAAVELVDRFRKAIEARGIRASRIILYGSYAAGAQQAGSDIDIVVISEDFAGKGYWERIDILTDAVYEIFAPLEATALTPDEWDQGDTFIADFARDGEVLYAA is encoded by the coding sequence ATGGATAAAAAAGCAGCTGTAGAACTGGTCGATCGATTTCGTAAGGCTATCGAAGCGCGCGGCATCCGGGCTTCAAGGATTATCCTTTACGGATCCTACGCCGCCGGCGCTCAACAGGCGGGCAGCGATATCGATATTGTTGTCATATCCGAGGATTTTGCCGGCAAAGGCTATTGGGAGCGAATCGATATCCTGACCGATGCCGTTTACGAAATATTTGCGCCGCTCGAAGCGACGGCCCTGACACCTGATGAGTGGGATCAAGGAGACACCTTCATAGCCGATTTCGCCCGAGACGGCGAAGTGCTTTACGCCGCTTAA